One genomic region from Apodemus sylvaticus chromosome 1, mApoSyl1.1, whole genome shotgun sequence encodes:
- the LOC127678791 gene encoding olfactory receptor 13A1-like, translating into MAINNYTTVVEFVLQGLSGDARLQALFLVFFLLLYILALAGNTLIIIAISLNPSLHTPMYFFLVNLALLDIVCTSTVLPKLLEGLVGKSSHISYKGCMTQLFFLTWFLGSELLLLTAMAYDRYVAICRPLHYSMLMSRPICVLLAGCVWMIGIVNTSVHTGLMAQINFCGPNQIRHFLCEVPTLLLLSCSPTTLNNIMIVMADVYFGVVNFLLTMTSYSFIIASILRIRSAEGKKRAFSTCSAHLAVVILYYSTVIYTYLQPGSGSSYENGKVVALLYTAVSPTLNPLIYSLRNKDVKVALRKLLPCFH; encoded by the coding sequence ATGGCAATAAACAACTACACAACTGTGGTAGAGTTTGTCCTGCAGGGACTCTCTGGGGATGCTAGGCTCCAGGCTCTCTTCTTGGTCTTTTTCTTGCTTCTTTATATCTTGGCTCTTGCAGGAAACACTCTCATCATCATAGCCATCAGCCTCAACCCAAGCCTTCACACCcccatgtatttcttccttgtAAACCTGGCCTTGTTAGACATTGTCTGTACGTCCACTGTTCTTCCCAAGCTGCTGGAGGGTCTGGTGGGTAAGAGCAGCCACATCTCTTACAAGGGATGCATGACCCAACTTTTCTTCCTAACCTGGTTTCTAGGgtctgagctgctgctgctcactgccatggcctatgaccgctatgtggccatctgccgcCCACTGCATTACAGCATGCTGATGAGCAGGCCCATCTGTGTCCTGCTCGCAGGCTGTGTGTGGATGATTGGTATAGTCAACACATCTGTGCACACTGGCCTGATGGCCCAAATCAATTTCTGTGGTCCCAACCAAATTCGTCATTTTTTATGTGAAGTCCCAACACTGCTCCTTCTGTCTTGCAGCCCAACCACCCTCAACAACATCATGATTGTCATGGCGGATGTTTATTTTGGTGTGGTCAACTTTCTGTTAACTATGACATCCTACAGCTTCATCATCGCCAGCATCCTGCGCATCCGCTCAGCTGAGGGCAAGAAGCGTGCCTTCTCCACCTGCTCTGCCCACCTGGCCGTGGTCATCCTGTACTACTCCACTGTCATCTACACCTATTTGCAGCCTGGCTCCGGATCCTCCTATGAGAATGGCAAAGTGGTTGCCTTACTATACACAGCAGTCAGCCCTACCCTGAACCCCCTCATTTATTCTCTGAGGAACAAGGATGTCAAAGTAGCTCTCAGGAAGTTACTTCCCTGTTtccactga